In one Carettochelys insculpta isolate YL-2023 chromosome 6, ASM3395843v1, whole genome shotgun sequence genomic region, the following are encoded:
- the PRR33 gene encoding proline-rich protein 33, giving the protein MLITVPPPSYEPAMLYPRIPPPAILPKPGKDNLRLQRLLKKVAKKAPLTSQQAKSFQSSLSPVSEASPDLERSEQSPPLKTPETLTHVTIHLPPRFSIKPATHHHITSPFPKAKPFTLKVTEQKRISEYLKLTVSPAASQESPWQPQRTTKPDTVTQLPSPQPQSVFVFPDPPATEAPVEVTHVQVHARVHSVQAPRAKTPLSDQPSAALRSEDRQPLAAHTGKSHTEPPSGQVLVTLNADEAGAAAPKPTASMIPTLRAGPLNKITRPVSPKEPDGGSQVTKRHTMDTGGCAPRAKTPVSGQAPTVLSEEGRMSSDTLLEISHLEEPLGQTPLTHTTDQTTAAAAKSKAPMLPTVTAQPPHQPLKSSGPTEPTGTAFPGPWTPEPQSSSPEATGSDTARYRTAWAPELPEPHSKSQRPLAPHAAEKQEATVPADNTRAFLPEAMEESVIPLQPTATIPSTSSFPKAGPPPPPLEEKVRPLKSKLSGWSRLKKRLLVEPEGAQFPETEPAKPDHEEAGKKAEGSPGKASQDNRLIKSRATKMWDAILYQMTTLKRGKQQEEEKRIRKVEGFSLWRCLPLLHRPRFDARKLKELASKPMMKITTILESSLLHSKTTEEPKNFNRTASGWQLK; this is encoded by the coding sequence ATGCTGATAACTGTACCACCACCATCTTATGAGCCAGCAATGCTCTACCCACGGATTCCACCCCCTGCCATACTACCAAAACCTGGGAAGGACAATCTTCGACTCCAGAGGCTCTTAAAGAAAGTTGCAAAGAAAGCACCACTAACCTCCCAGCAAGCCAAATCCTTCCAGTCCAGCCTCTCCCCAGTGAGCGAGGCCAGCCCAGACCTAGAGCGCAGCGAGCAATCTCCTCCGCTGAAGACCCCAGAAACTTTGACACATGTCACCATCCACCTGCCACCCCGGTTCTCCATcaagccagccacccaccaccacATCACCTCTCCTTTCCCGAAGGCCAAGCCATTCACGCTCAAAGTAACTGAGCAGAAGAGGATCTCTGAATACCTCAAGCTCACGGTCTCaccagcagcatcccaggagtCTCCATGGCAACCACAAAGGACAACAAAACCAGACACAGTCACCCAGCTGCCCTCTCCACAGCCACAGAGTGTATTTGTTTTCCCTGACCCTCCTGCCACAGAGGCCCCAGTGGAGGTTACCCACGTCCAAGTGCATGCACGTGTCCATAGTGTACAGGCACCGAGAGCTAAGACCCCCTTATCTGATCAACCCTCTGCAGCTCTTCGCAGTgaggacaggcagcctttggcagCCCACACTGGCAAAAGCCACACCGAGCCACCGTCAGGTCAGGTACTAGTCACTCTCAATGCTGatgaggctggagctgctgctcccaAACCAACAGCCTCCATGATTCCTACCTTGAGAGCAGGGCCACTCAACAAAATCACCAGGCCTGTGTCTCCCAAAGAGCCTGATGGGGGTTCTCAGGTCACCAAGAGACACACAATGGATACTGGTGGATGTGCACCCAGAGCTAAGACTCCTGTGTCAGGCCAAGCCCCTACAGTACTCAGCGAGGAGGGCAGGATGTCTTCAGACACCCTTCTAGAAATAAGCCACTTGGAAGAGCCCTTGGGGCAGACACCACTCACTCACACCACTGACCAGactacagcagctgctgccaaaTCAAAGGCCCCCATGCTTCCCACTGTGACAGCACAGCCCCCTCACCAACCCCTTAAGTCTTCAGGTCCCACAGAACCTACCGGGACTGCTTTCCCTGGTCCATGGACACCAGAGCCCCAATCCAGTAGTCCGGAAGCCACAGGAAGCGACACAGCAAGATACAGAACAGCATGGGCTCCTGAACTGCCAGAACCACACAGCAAGAGCCAAAGGCCATTGGCTCCCCATGCAGCTGAGAAGCAAGAGGCCACAGTGCCCGCTGACAATACCAGGGCTTTCTTGCCAGAAGCAATGGAAGAATCGGTCATTCCACTACAGCCGACAGCCACCATTCCCAGCACCAGTTCCTTCCCCAAAGCTGGgcctccaccaccacctctggagGAGAAGGTCAGACCTCTCAAATCCAAGCTTAGTGGATGGTCTCGCCTCAAGAAGCGCTTGTTAGTGGAACCTGAGGGGGCCCAATTCCCAGAAACTGAGCCAGCCAAGCCTGATCATgaggaagcaggaaaaaaagcagAAGGCTCTCCAGGCAAGGCCAGCCAAGACAACAGGCTGATTAAATCAAGGGCCACCAAGATGTGGGATGCCATCTTGTATCAGATGACAACCCTCAAGAGGGGAAAGCAGCAAGAGGAAGAAAAACGGATAAGGAAAGTGGAGGGATTCTCACTTTGGCGTTGCTTGCCCCTTCTGCACAGGCCACGGTTTGATGCCCGGAAACTGAAGGAGCTGGCTTCCAAACCAATGATGAAGATAACCACCATATTAGAGTCAAGCCTTCTGCACAGCAAAACAACTGAGGAGCCCAAGAATTTTAACCGAACTGCATCAGGGTGGCAGTTGAAGTGA